One Paramisgurnus dabryanus chromosome 8, PD_genome_1.1, whole genome shotgun sequence DNA window includes the following coding sequences:
- the masp1 gene encoding mannan-binding lectin serine protease 1 isoform X2, whose amino-acid sequence MRARTQSGTVGETALCKRLRCDVWRKQEFRQKNNIFPSDRETMELTRVIVILAQFVWPLWSKVIHLTEMYGSIQSPNFPESYPKETEVQWNITVPDGYQIRLYFMHFDIEPSYLCEYDYVKVFSESEELAVFCGRENTDTERVPADDVITSPRSELSVEFHSDFSNEERYSGFEAHYSAVDVDECRDRNDEDLVCDHFCHNYIGGFYCSCRYGYLLHSDNRTCKVECNESVFTERSGEIASADFPKPYPKSSDCMYRIELEEGFQITLEFDDTFDIEDHPEVSCPYDFIKIQAGDREFGPFCGDRSPMKILTGSNTINILFHSDNSGENIGWKLTYTSTGSECPPPTTPLNGQLEPLQSNYIFKDHITVTCDPGYSLRQGDKEFEHYQIDCQKDGSWSSDIPQCIKKESQRSRRSLPSFLTNQILS is encoded by the exons atgcgcgcgcgcacacagtcAGGCACCGTGGGGGAGACCGCTTTGTGTAAACGGTTGCGATGTGATGTGTGGAGAAAACAAGAGTTTAGACAGAAAAACAACATCTTTCCATCTGACAGAGAAACAATGGAGCTCACGCG TGTTATTGTAATCTTGGCCCAGTTCGTGTGGCCACTGTGGTCTAAAGTCATCCACCTCACGGAAATGTACGGGAGCATCCAGTCTCCGAACTTTCCCGAATCATATCCGAAAGAGACCGAAGTGCAGTGGAATATAACTGTACCAGACGGATATCAAATACGACTCTATTTTATGCACTTTGACATAGAGCCGTCATACTTATGCGAGTACGACTACGTAAAG GTGTTCTCAGAGAGCGAGGAGCTGGCCGTGTTTTGTGGGAGAGAGAACACAGACACAGAACGGGTGCCTGCTGATGATGTCATCACGTCCCCCAGAAGTGAGCTCAGTGTGGAGTTTCATTCAGACTTCTCTAATGAGGAGCGCTACTCAGGGTTCGAGGCCCATTATAGTGCAGTTG ATGTTGATGAATGCAGAGACAGAAATGATGAAGATCTCGTTTGTGATCATTTCTGTCATAACTACATTGGTGGCTTCTACTGTTCTTGCCGCTATGGATACCTGCTTCACTCTGATAACAGAACATGCAAAG TGGAGTGTAATGAAAGCGTCTTTACGGAGCGATCTGGAGAGATCGCCAGCGCAGATTTCCCTAAACCATACCCCAAGAGTTCAGACTGCATGTACCGCATTGAGCTAGAGGAGGGCTTTCAAATCACTCTGGAGTTTGATGATACCTTTGACATTGAAGACCATCCAGAAGTCTCCTGCCCATATGACTTCATCAAA ATTCAGGCTGGAGACAGGGAGTTTGGTCCCTTTTGTGGTGACCGATCACCGATGAAGATCTTGACAGGAAGTAACACGATCAACATCCTGTTTCACAGTGACAACTCAGGGGAGAACATCGGCTGGAAACTCACCTATACCTCCACAG gtTCTGAATGTCCTCCACCTACGACACCTCTTAATGGTCAGCTAGAGCCTTTGCAGTCCAATTATATATTCAAAGATCACATTACAGTGACCTGTGACCCGGGATACTCCCTACGACAG GGTGATAAAGAATTTGAGCATTATCAGATAGACTGCCAGAAAGATGGATCATGGAGCAGCGACATACCACAGTGTATAA AGAAGGAATCTCAAAGGAGTCGTCGTTCCCTTCCAAGTTTTTTAACTAATCAGATACTGAGTTAA